Proteins from a genomic interval of Lelliottia amnigena:
- the gsiA_5 gene encoding ABC transporter: MTEPRVIVDALNIDYPAARVVNNLSFTLGKERLALVGESGSGKSMSARALMGLVRQPGVVSARQLNVLGNDLLTLNNRRWQALRGNGIAMVLQDPRYALNPVKNVAAQLEEALTLHQSLSRKERAERVREMIHAVGLNDAVLSRYPGELSGGMGQRVMIAIALMNNPKVLIADEPTSALDARLRNQILELLVQQCEQRQMAMLLISHDLPLVAEHCDRVLVMYQGEKVDEMAANRLSQATHPYTRTLWTCRPNASTYGQMLPTLDRTQTWEKSNNGAR, encoded by the coding sequence ATGACTGAACCCCGCGTTATCGTCGACGCGCTGAATATCGACTACCCCGCCGCGCGCGTGGTCAACAATCTCAGCTTTACCTTGGGCAAAGAACGGCTGGCGCTGGTGGGCGAATCCGGTTCGGGCAAATCCATGTCCGCCCGTGCATTAATGGGGCTGGTGCGCCAGCCTGGCGTGGTGAGCGCTCGCCAACTTAACGTGCTGGGCAACGATCTGCTGACCCTGAATAACCGTCGCTGGCAGGCGCTACGCGGCAACGGAATTGCAATGGTGCTTCAGGATCCGCGCTACGCGCTCAATCCGGTAAAAAACGTTGCGGCGCAGCTCGAAGAAGCACTCACCCTGCATCAATCTTTGTCGCGTAAAGAGCGGGCGGAACGCGTTCGCGAGATGATCCACGCCGTCGGGCTAAACGATGCAGTATTGTCCCGTTACCCCGGCGAGTTATCAGGCGGCATGGGCCAGCGGGTGATGATCGCCATTGCCCTGATGAATAACCCGAAGGTGCTGATTGCCGATGAGCCAACCTCTGCGCTTGATGCCCGGCTGCGCAATCAAATCCTTGAGCTGCTGGTGCAGCAGTGCGAACAGCGCCAGATGGCCATGCTGCTGATCAGCCACGATTTACCGCTGGTGGCGGAGCACTGCGACCGGGTGCTGGTGATGTATCAGGGTGAAAAAGTCGATGAAATGGCGGCGAATCGCCTTTCGCAGGCCACCCATCCGTACACCCGCACGCTGTGGACCTGTCGGCCCAATGCCAGTACCTACGGGCAAATGCTGCCCACGCTGGATCGCACTCAGACATGGGAGAAGTCGAACAATGGCGCTCGTTGA